A window from Balaenoptera musculus isolate JJ_BM4_2016_0621 chromosome 8, mBalMus1.pri.v3, whole genome shotgun sequence encodes these proteins:
- the LOC118899571 gene encoding olfactory receptor 4S2-like — protein MENNVTEFILMGLSQNKEVQQLCFFLFLLFYMIIMTGNFFIIITIQRSSNLNSPMYFFLSFLSFVDICYSSVTAPKLIIDFQAKVKRISFDGCMVQLFFVHLLGCTEIFILTVMAYDRYVAICKPLRYLTIMDWKFCSILVVFCWLGGFVHTFIQTVLTVQLPFCVPNLIDHYFCDVHPLLKLACTDTYVVGLIAMANSGMISLSSFVILVGSYTVILLSFKTHSSEGRHKALSTCASHITVVILYFVPCIFIYLRPSTTFPEDKMVAVFYTVITPMLNPLIYSLRNTEVKNAMKRLWIKRLLGRTTWGLIQPPL, from the coding sequence ATGGAAAATAATGTCACTGAATTTATCCTCATGGGTCTTTCCCAAAATAAGGAAGTACAGCAACTATGCTTCTTTTTGTTCCTACTCTTTTATATGATCATCATGACtggaaattttttcattataataacTATCCAAAGGAGCTCCAATCTCAACTCTCCAATGTACTTCTTCCTTAGCTTCCTATCATTTGTTGACATCTGCTATTCCTCTGTTACAGCCCCCAAGCTGATTATTGACTTTCAAGCCAAGGTCAAGAGAATCTCTTTTGATGGTTGTATGGTCCAGCTCTTTTTTGTCCATCTGCTTGGCTGCACAGAGATTTTTATCCTCACAGTGATGGCCTATGACAGGTACGTGGCCATCTGTAAGCCTCTACGCTATTTGACCATCATGGACTGGAAATTCTGCTCCATATTGGTGGTGTTCTGTTGGTTAGGAGGCTTTGTGCATACTTTTATCCAGACCGTGCTCACTGTACAACTCCCTTTCTGTGTCCCCAACCTGATCGACCACTACTTCTGTGACGTCCACCCTTTACTGAAGCTGGCTTGCACAGACACGTATGTGGTGGGGCTCATTGCAATGGCCAACAGTGGCATGATTTCACTGAGCTCCTTTGTCATTCTTGTGGGCTCTTACACGGTCATCTTGCTTTCCTTCAAGACTCACTCATCAGAGGGGAGGCACAAGGCTCTGTCCACATGCGCTTCCCACATCACTGTGGTAATATTATATTTTGTCCCCTGCATCTTCATCTACCTGAGACCTTCCACCACTTTTCCTGAGGACAAGATGGTGGCTGTATTTTACACTGTCATCACACCCATGTTGAATCCTCTGATCTACAGCCTGAGAAACACGGAGGTGAAAAACGCAATGAAGAGACTATGGATCAAGAGGTTGTTGGGCAGAACAACCTGGGGATTGATACAGCCTCCGTTGTAA